The Burkholderia pyrrocinia genomic sequence CGTGATGTCGAACTCGTTCGCGAACCAGACGCTCGCGCAGATCGAGCTGTTCGTGCGCGGCGGCGAGTACGAGAACAAGGTGTACGTGCTGCCGAAGCATCTCGACGAAAAGGTCGCGCGCCTGCACCTCGCGCGCATCGGCGCGAACCTGTCCGTGCTGTCGGACGAGCAGGCTTCGTACATCGGCGTGCAGAAGGACGGCCCGTTCAAGCCGAACCACTACCGCTACTGATGCGCCGCCGCCGCCGTGCCGTGCGCGCCCCGCTGCGGGGCCCGCGGTGCGGCGGCGGCACGGCGCCGGATCGCCGGCCGTTGCGTTGCGTCTTCGGGCGCGCGCGGCGGCCGGCGGCGGCCACTGATCGCACTGATCGACAACCGAACCGGAGCACTCCATGAGCGTCATCCTCACCTGGGTCATCAACGCGCTCGCGCTGCTGATCATCACGTACCTCGTGCCGTCGATCCACATCAAGAGCTTCGGCACCGCGCTGATCGTCGCGGTCGTGCTCGGCCTGATCAACACGGTGATCCGCCCGGTGCTGATCCTGCTGACGCTGCCCGTCACGGTCGTCACGCTCGGGGTGTTCATCCTCGTCGTGAACGCGCTGTGCTTCTGGTTCGCGTCGTCGCTGCTGAAGGGCTTCGAGGTGTCGGGATTCTGGTCCGCGTTCTTCGGTTCGATCCTGTACAGCATCGTGTCCTGGCTGCTGTCCGCGCTGATCTTCGGCCAGCGCGACATCGGCTGACCCCTTTCGAATCATGAAACCGATCGAACTCTCGTTTGAATTCTTCCCGCCGAAGACGGCGGACGGCGTCGAAAAGCTGCGCGCAACCCGTGCGCAGCTGCTGCCGCTGAAGCCGAAATTCGTCTCCGTGACGTTCGGCGCCGGCGGCTCGACGCAGCAGGGCACGCTCGATACCGTGCTCGACATGCAGAAGGACGGCCTCGAGGCCGCGCCGCACCTGTCGTGCATCGGCTCGTCGCGCGACAGCCTGCGCGCGATCCTCGACCAGTACCGCTCGCACGGCATCCGGCATATCGTCGCGCTGCGCGGCGACCTGCCGTCGGGGATGGGCGCGGTGGGCGAGCTGCGCTATGCGTCCGAGCTCGTCAGCTTCATCCGCGCCGAGCATGGCGACTGGTTCCACATCGAGGTCGCGGGCTACCCCGAGTACCACCCGCAATCGCGCTCGCCGAAGGCCGATCTCGAGAATTTCGCGCGCAAGGTGAAAGCCGGCGCGAATTCCGCGATCACGCAGTACTTCTTCAACGCCGACGCGTATTTCCGCTTCGTCGACGATGTGCGCAAGCTGGGCGTGGACGTGCCGATCGTGCCGGGCATCATGCCGATCACGAACTTCTCGCAGCTGATGCGCTTCTCCGAGATGTGCGGCGCCGAAGTGCCGCGCTGGATCGCGCGCCGGCTCGAGAGCTTCGGCGACGATCGCGAAGCGATCCGCGCGTTCGGCGCGGACGTCGTCACCGATCTGTGCCGGCGCCTGATCGACGCGGGCGTGCCGGGGCTGCATTTCTACACGCTGAACGCAGCGACCGCGACGCGGACGATCTGCGAACGGCTCGTCGTGTAAGCGCCGCCGCGCGTTTTGCATGCGCAAAAGCCCCGCCGGTCTTGCCGGCGGGGCTTTTTTTCGATGCTTGCGTCAGCGCTGTGCCTGCATCAGCGGCGGGCGGCGGTCGAACCACGGCCGTGCCTGTTCGAGCTGCCGCGCGAGCCTGAGCAGCAGCGCGTCGTCGGTATGGCGCGCGGCGAACTGCACGCCGATCGGCAGCCCGCGCGCATTCCAGTAGAGCGGTACCGACATCGCCGGCTGGCCGGTCAGGTTGAACAGCTCGGTGCAGCCGGCCCACGCGAACGCCTTCTCCGACGACTTCGCGAGCATTTCCTTCAGCAGCGGTTTCACCGGCAGCGCGGCGAGCAGCTTCATCTGCGCCGATTCGAACGGCGTCGGCTGCAGTTCGCCGATCTTCACCGGCGGCCCCGCGAGCGATGCGCACAGGATCACGTCGTAGCGCGACACGAGGCCGGCCACCTGCACGGTGAGCTGGCGCTGCCACTCGAGCACGTCCGGCAGGCGCGTGCGCGCGAGGCGCCGGCCGACCACGGCCATCGCCCACGTCGCCGCTTCGAATTCGCCGCGGCGCGGCGCGCGGCCGGTCAGTGCGCGCGCGCCGAGCACCATCTCCTCGGCGATCGTCGCCCACAGCGTGAGAAAGGTTTCGGCCGCGCGCGCGTAGTCGATGTGCAGCGTCGCCGGCTCGACGTGGTGGCCGAGCGATTCGAGCAGCACGGCTGCGTCGTCGAGCGCCGCGCGCGTGTCGTCGGCGAGCGCCGGCGCGAGCATCGGATCGACGACGAGGCCGATCCGCAGCGGGCCGGGCGGCGTATCGAGTTCGCCGAGGAACGTGCCGGGCGCGCCGTGCGGCAGCGTCTGGCCGGTCGTCACGTCAAGCAGCAGCGCGCTGTCGCGCACGCTGCGCGAAACCGCATGCTGGACGACGAGCTCGCCGTTCGACGGCTGGTCGACGAGCATCGGGTTGCGGCTCGGCTTCAGGCCGAACAGCCCGCAGCACGATGCCGGGATGCGGATCGAGCCGCCGCCGTCGGACGCATGCGCGAGCGGCACGATGCCGGCCGCGACGGCCGCCGCCGCGCCGCCGCTCGAGCCGCCGGGCGTGTGGTCGAGATTCCACGGGTTGCGGCACGCGCCGAACAGTTCGGGTTCCGTGTACGGCATCTGGCCGATCTCCGACGTGTTGGTCTTGCCGAACACGTTGAGGCCGGCCGCGCGGCTGCGCGCGATCACCGGCGAATCGTCGCCGGGCACGAAATACCGGTAGTGCCGGCTACCCATCGACAGCGGCAGCCCGGCGACCGCCGCACCGAGATCCTTGACGAGATACGGAACGCCCGCGAACGGCGCGTCGGCGCCGGGTTCGGGCGCGGAGGCCGCGCGCTGGCGCGCGGCGTCGTAGTCCTGCAGCACGATCGCGTTGATCGCGCCGTTGACCGCTTCGGCCTGGCCGATCGCGGCATCGAGCAATTCGCGCGGGCTTGCCTTGCGGTCGCGTACGAGCGCGGCGAGGCCGATTGCGTCATGCGCGAGATAGTCCGAGTGCATCGCTGTCACCCCCGTTGTGACTCGTGGCGATGAATGGAGAATAACGCGGGCCCGGCGCGATGGGCCCGCGGCGGGGCGTTTTTACAGGTGCTCGGCGAGGAACGTCAGCGTGCGGCCGTGCGCGAGCGCCGCCGCGCGCTGGTTGTACGACGCGCGGTCCGTGCAGTTGAAGCCGTGCTCGGCGCCCGGATACACGTGGAACGATGCGTGGCCGCGGCCGGCGAACGCGGCCTTGACCTGATCGACGGCCGCGAGCGGGATCCCGTGGTCGTTTTCCGCGTAGTGGAACAGGATCGGCTGCGTGACCTTGCCGGCCAGATCGAGCGCGTTCTGGATGCCGCCGCCGTAATAGGCGACCGCCGCGTCGAGCTTGCCGGCTGCGGCCGTGCGGTACGCGAGCTGGCCGCCGAAGCAGTAGCCGATCGCGGCGAGCTTGCCGGCCACTTCGGGGCGCGCACGCAACGCGTCGGCCGCCGCGCCGATGTCCGCGACCGCGAGACCGACGTCGGTCTTTTTCAACAGCTCGATGCCCTTGTCGCGATCCGCGCCTTCGTAGGTCAGCTCGACACGCGGCTGCGTGCGCCAGAACACGTCCGGCGCGAGCGCGACGTAGCCGTCGGCCGCGTACTGGTCGGCGACCGCGCGGATGTGCGAGTTCACGCCGAAGATCTCCTGGATGATG encodes the following:
- a CDS encoding amidase; this translates as MHSDYLAHDAIGLAALVRDRKASPRELLDAAIGQAEAVNGAINAIVLQDYDAARQRAASAPEPGADAPFAGVPYLVKDLGAAVAGLPLSMGSRHYRYFVPGDDSPVIARSRAAGLNVFGKTNTSEIGQMPYTEPELFGACRNPWNLDHTPGGSSGGAAAAVAAGIVPLAHASDGGGSIRIPASCCGLFGLKPSRNPMLVDQPSNGELVVQHAVSRSVRDSALLLDVTTGQTLPHGAPGTFLGELDTPPGPLRIGLVVDPMLAPALADDTRAALDDAAVLLESLGHHVEPATLHIDYARAAETFLTLWATIAEEMVLGARALTGRAPRRGEFEAATWAMAVVGRRLARTRLPDVLEWQRQLTVQVAGLVSRYDVILCASLAGPPVKIGELQPTPFESAQMKLLAALPVKPLLKEMLAKSSEKAFAWAGCTELFNLTGQPAMSVPLYWNARGLPIGVQFAARHTDDALLLRLARQLEQARPWFDRRPPLMQAQR
- a CDS encoding dienelactone hydrolase family protein; translation: MTAQWIDIPTGNDSFGGYLALPKRGKGPAVIIIQEIFGVNSHIRAVADQYAADGYVALAPDVFWRTQPRVELTYEGADRDKGIELLKKTDVGLAVADIGAAADALRARPEVAGKLAAIGYCFGGQLAYRTAAAGKLDAAVAYYGGGIQNALDLAGKVTQPILFHYAENDHGIPLAAVDQVKAAFAGRGHASFHVYPGAEHGFNCTDRASYNQRAAALAHGRTLTFLAEHL
- a CDS encoding phage holin family protein; amino-acid sequence: MSVILTWVINALALLIITYLVPSIHIKSFGTALIVAVVLGLINTVIRPVLILLTLPVTVVTLGVFILVVNALCFWFASSLLKGFEVSGFWSAFFGSILYSIVSWLLSALIFGQRDIG
- the metF gene encoding methylenetetrahydrofolate reductase [NAD(P)H]; protein product: MKPIELSFEFFPPKTADGVEKLRATRAQLLPLKPKFVSVTFGAGGSTQQGTLDTVLDMQKDGLEAAPHLSCIGSSRDSLRAILDQYRSHGIRHIVALRGDLPSGMGAVGELRYASELVSFIRAEHGDWFHIEVAGYPEYHPQSRSPKADLENFARKVKAGANSAITQYFFNADAYFRFVDDVRKLGVDVPIVPGIMPITNFSQLMRFSEMCGAEVPRWIARRLESFGDDREAIRAFGADVVTDLCRRLIDAGVPGLHFYTLNAATATRTICERLVV